From one Marinobacter sp. LV10MA510-1 genomic stretch:
- the sohB gene encoding protease SohB, translating to MEFLADYGLFLAKAVTLVLAVVVIITLIISAAQREKSSEHEDGELRIRKLNDNYRKLREGIEARLMTDPERKAFAKLRKKEDKAERKAEKVKAKAKGAKSDTAETADEAAKTRVFVLDFDGDIKASDTEGLRRAITAVLSVAKPEQDEVVVRLESGGGMVHSYGLAAAQLDRIRAKGLNLTVCVDKVAASGGYMMACVADRIVASPFAILGSIGVVAQLPNVHRLLKKNNVDFEVLTAGEHKRTLTMFGENTDKGRQKFLADLEDIHQLFKDYVGERRPQLDMAAVANGDIWFGRRALDVKLIDAIQTSDEYLLEAADRAEVVSVSYQRKRTLPEKLGLAASSAVENTVWRLLSVFRNQNLH from the coding sequence TTGGAATTCCTTGCAGACTATGGTCTTTTCCTTGCTAAAGCCGTCACCTTGGTGCTGGCTGTGGTGGTGATTATTACCCTGATTATCTCCGCTGCCCAGCGGGAGAAAAGCAGTGAACACGAAGACGGTGAACTGCGCATCCGCAAACTCAATGATAACTACCGTAAATTGCGTGAGGGCATCGAAGCGCGATTGATGACAGACCCCGAGCGCAAAGCGTTTGCCAAGTTGCGCAAAAAAGAAGACAAAGCCGAGCGCAAAGCCGAAAAGGTAAAAGCCAAAGCGAAAGGCGCCAAGAGTGACACCGCTGAGACTGCCGACGAAGCAGCCAAAACGCGAGTGTTTGTGTTGGATTTTGATGGTGACATAAAGGCCAGCGACACCGAAGGCCTGCGCCGCGCGATTACCGCCGTGCTCAGTGTGGCGAAGCCGGAGCAAGACGAGGTGGTGGTGCGCCTGGAAAGCGGTGGCGGCATGGTGCATTCCTACGGCCTGGCGGCAGCACAGCTAGACCGCATCCGCGCCAAAGGCCTGAATTTGACCGTGTGTGTAGACAAAGTAGCCGCCAGCGGTGGCTATATGATGGCCTGCGTAGCAGACCGCATTGTGGCGTCGCCGTTTGCGATTCTGGGTTCCATCGGCGTGGTGGCGCAATTGCCCAACGTGCACCGGTTGCTGAAAAAGAACAACGTAGACTTTGAAGTATTGACGGCGGGTGAGCACAAACGCACATTGACCATGTTTGGTGAAAACACCGATAAGGGCCGTCAGAAATTTCTGGCAGACCTTGAAGACATCCACCAGCTGTTCAAAGATTACGTAGGTGAGCGCCGGCCGCAGTTAGACATGGCAGCGGTTGCCAACGGTGACATCTGGTTTGGCCGCCGTGCGTTAGACGTAAAGCTGATTGACGCTATACAAACCTCAGACGAGTATTTGCTGGAAGCGGCAGATCGCGCAGAGGTGGTTTCGGTGTCGTATCAACGCAAACGCACACTACCAGAGAAGCTTGGGCTGGCAGCCAGTTCGGCCGTGGAGAACACAGTTTGGCGTTTGCTGAGTGTGTTCCGTAACCAGAATTTGCACTAA
- a CDS encoding microcin C ABC transporter permease YejB: MGVYILRRLALIIPTLIGIMLLNFAIVQAAPGGPIEQMISQMQGHGGNTLARAGGGDSSGEVVTSNDSRGSRGIPDELLKEIEVMYGFDKPAHERFFKMLKDYATLDFGDSFFRDKSVLELILDKMPVSISLGLWSTLIIYLISIPLGIRKAVSDGSRFDVWSSSAIVIGYAIPGFLFAILLIVLFAGGSYYDWFPLRGLTSSNFDEMTWYQQVGDYFWHLALPVTANVIGGFATLTLLTKNSFMDEIGKHYVVTARAKGLKEKQVLYGHVFRNAMLIVIASLPGVLVSLFFTGSLLIEVIFSLDGLGLLGFEAALNRDYPVIFGTLFIFTLMGLLLKLISDITYVLVDPRIDFESREGA; encoded by the coding sequence ATGGGCGTTTACATTCTTCGTCGGCTGGCGCTGATCATTCCCACCTTGATCGGCATTATGCTGCTCAACTTCGCGATTGTTCAAGCCGCCCCGGGCGGTCCGATTGAACAAATGATTTCTCAGATGCAGGGCCACGGTGGCAACACTCTGGCCCGCGCCGGTGGCGGCGATAGCAGCGGCGAAGTGGTTACCAGCAACGATAGCCGCGGCAGCCGTGGTATTCCTGACGAATTACTAAAAGAAATCGAAGTGATGTACGGCTTCGACAAGCCCGCCCACGAGCGCTTTTTCAAAATGCTCAAGGATTACGCCACTCTCGATTTCGGCGACTCGTTTTTCCGTGACAAAAGCGTACTGGAACTGATTCTGGACAAAATGCCGGTGTCCATTTCCCTCGGGCTCTGGTCCACCCTTATCATCTACCTGATCTCTATTCCCCTGGGCATTCGCAAAGCAGTCAGCGACGGTTCACGCTTTGACGTCTGGAGCAGTTCGGCGATTGTGATCGGCTACGCCATTCCTGGCTTCCTGTTTGCCATACTGCTGATTGTGCTGTTTGCCGGCGGCAGCTACTATGACTGGTTCCCCCTGCGCGGGCTTACCTCCAGCAACTTCGACGAAATGACCTGGTATCAGCAGGTGGGCGACTATTTTTGGCACCTGGCGCTGCCGGTGACGGCCAATGTGATTGGCGGTTTTGCCACGCTCACCTTGCTGACCAAAAACTCGTTTATGGATGAAATCGGCAAGCACTACGTGGTCACGGCCCGCGCCAAAGGCCTGAAAGAAAAACAGGTGCTTTACGGCCACGTTTTCCGCAACGCCATGCTGATTGTAATCGCCAGTCTGCCCGGGGTTCTGGTGTCGCTGTTTTTCACCGGATCCTTGCTGATCGAGGTTATCTTCTCCCTCGACGGTCTTGGGCTACTGGGCTTTGAAGCGGCCCTGAACCGGGATTATCCGGTGATATTTGGTACCCTGTTCATATTCACTCTGATGGGCCTGTTGCTGAAGCTGATCAGCGACATCACCTACGTATTGGTCGACCCGCGCATCGATTTCGAAAGCCGGGAAGGTGCCTGA
- the gloB gene encoding hydroxyacylglutathione hydrolase: MLTISAIPAFNDNYIWCIADPHRHNALIVDPGQAQPVLDHLAQQGLALTAILITHHHPDHVGGVKALREAYPDCRIIGPADSPFKGSTNPIHPGDTALWEGITFTSMSVPGHTLDHIAFFTDDTAITGRPLLFAGDTLFVSGCGRLFEGTPAQMRQSLESLRQLPDNTAVYCGHEYTLANLRFARTWLPQSSALVEFEQRCQQARANNKATVPSTLAEEKRLNLFLRWDDPEVIDVAKRYASEHTLPMESADDVFAAIRHGKDHFRG; this comes from the coding sequence ATGTTGACGATTTCTGCAATACCGGCGTTCAATGACAACTATATATGGTGCATCGCTGACCCGCACCGGCACAACGCCCTGATCGTGGACCCGGGCCAGGCGCAACCGGTTCTGGACCACCTGGCGCAACAGGGCCTGGCGCTCACCGCCATTCTAATCACCCACCACCACCCTGATCACGTTGGCGGCGTAAAAGCGCTGCGCGAAGCGTATCCCGACTGCCGGATAATTGGTCCGGCCGACAGCCCGTTCAAAGGCAGCACAAACCCCATCCATCCTGGCGACACCGCGTTATGGGAGGGCATTACTTTCACCAGCATGTCGGTCCCGGGCCACACCCTGGACCATATCGCCTTTTTTACCGACGACACAGCCATAACCGGGCGACCGCTGCTGTTCGCCGGCGACACTCTGTTCGTTTCAGGTTGTGGCCGGCTCTTTGAAGGCACACCGGCGCAGATGCGCCAATCCCTGGAAAGCCTGCGTCAGCTGCCTGACAACACGGCTGTCTACTGCGGCCACGAGTACACCCTGGCAAATCTCAGGTTTGCCCGCACCTGGTTACCGCAATCAAGTGCCCTGGTGGAGTTTGAACAGCGATGCCAGCAAGCACGAGCGAATAACAAGGCAACGGTGCCGTCCACCCTGGCTGAGGAGAAGCGCCTGAACCTTTTTTTGCGCTGGGACGATCCCGAGGTAATTGATGTTGCCAAACGTTATGCCAGTGAGCACACACTGCCGATGGAAAGCGCAGACGACGTCTTTGCCGCGATTCGCCACGGTAAAGATCATTTTCGCGGCTAA
- a CDS encoding chemotaxis protein — protein MATKSQSFDLVKSEIEQTIRQAENNLACFQENRESDEDLQNCLDCLNQLRGIFTLVELRGGTLLCEEAVSTCNNVPVGARTDKNILLTALNKALFVLRRYVEYHQQQRQDHPNLLLPVINELREARNEAVYPESWHFKLDLAQRPDFCKGMKLRPVAGDTNDVDIMARRMRLTYQVALLGILHERNDAVTKKLISRAARGFARLCNGKPQGQLWCLVEIVADTMLDRAMMFSKARKRLFMAIEKYARQRVYMGADSANKPIPDDLLTDLVYLLHCSGSANPEVVQVLQAFRLAPAEFSDAILEAHSRKLYGPGSDVLKSLSEAMQDELNQLKDKLDIIERGIEPDLAELGLIAVILEKLANTLLMLDLKRLAATANQEAVKLRKLEQESRLPDEAELHSLADSVLGIEDVVLQIANRGINNEADLASVNPSDSREESLCLREAVWVVADEARNALTLAKRAITAFIESDYDKLHLANVPATLHTIWGGLVMINDPDAAEVLQRIGDAIQHRLLDDTEPPSEQVLEAMADALTSLEYYIGNIGKHEPENADLLRLAKTSLDDVRL, from the coding sequence CTGGCAACGAAATCGCAGTCCTTCGATCTCGTTAAAAGTGAAATCGAGCAAACCATCCGGCAGGCTGAAAACAACCTGGCATGCTTTCAGGAAAATCGGGAAAGTGACGAAGATCTGCAAAACTGCCTGGATTGTCTGAACCAGCTGCGGGGCATCTTTACATTGGTGGAACTGCGTGGCGGAACCTTGCTGTGCGAGGAGGCGGTAAGTACCTGCAATAATGTTCCAGTTGGTGCAAGAACCGACAAAAATATTCTATTAACCGCCCTCAACAAGGCCTTATTTGTTCTGCGCCGTTACGTGGAATACCATCAGCAGCAGCGCCAGGACCACCCCAATCTGCTGTTACCGGTGATTAACGAACTGCGCGAAGCGCGCAACGAAGCTGTTTACCCGGAATCCTGGCATTTCAAGCTCGACCTTGCGCAACGCCCGGACTTTTGCAAAGGCATGAAGCTGCGGCCTGTCGCCGGCGACACCAACGATGTCGACATTATGGCCCGGCGCATGCGCCTGACCTATCAAGTGGCGCTGCTGGGCATTCTGCACGAACGCAACGACGCAGTAACAAAGAAGCTCATCAGCCGCGCTGCTCGCGGTTTTGCGCGGCTGTGCAACGGTAAACCCCAGGGGCAACTGTGGTGCCTGGTGGAAATTGTTGCCGATACCATGCTCGACCGGGCCATGATGTTTTCCAAGGCTCGCAAGCGACTGTTTATGGCGATTGAAAAATACGCCCGCCAACGGGTTTACATGGGTGCTGATTCGGCCAATAAACCAATACCTGACGACTTGCTTACCGATCTGGTGTACCTGCTGCATTGCAGTGGCTCGGCCAATCCCGAAGTGGTGCAGGTACTCCAGGCTTTTCGCCTGGCGCCTGCAGAATTTTCGGACGCCATTCTGGAAGCCCATTCCCGCAAACTTTACGGCCCGGGCAGTGACGTGCTTAAGTCGTTGTCAGAAGCAATGCAGGATGAGCTGAACCAATTAAAAGACAAGCTGGACATTATTGAGCGTGGTATCGAACCAGACCTGGCTGAACTGGGATTGATTGCCGTAATCCTGGAGAAGTTGGCCAACACGCTGCTGATGTTGGATTTGAAGCGTCTGGCTGCAACCGCGAACCAGGAAGCCGTTAAGTTGCGCAAGCTGGAGCAGGAATCGCGTCTGCCAGATGAAGCCGAGCTGCACAGCCTCGCGGATTCTGTACTGGGCATCGAAGACGTGGTGTTGCAGATTGCCAATCGTGGCATTAACAACGAAGCAGATCTGGCAAGCGTTAACCCGTCTGACAGCCGCGAAGAATCATTGTGCCTGCGCGAAGCCGTGTGGGTGGTGGCGGATGAAGCCCGTAACGCGCTGACCCTGGCAAAACGAGCGATTACAGCGTTCATTGAATCGGATTACGATAAATTGCACCTGGCTAACGTGCCGGCCACCCTGCATACCATTTGGGGTGGATTGGTAATGATTAACGACCCGGATGCCGCGGAAGTTCTGCAGCGTATTGGTGATGCAATTCAGCACCGGCTTTTGGATGACACTGAGCCTCCGTCTGAACAGGTGCTGGAAGCCATGGCAGATGCTTTGACATCCCTCGAATACTACATTGGCAATATTGGCAAACACGAGCCCGAAAACGCCGACCTGTTGCGCCTGGCGAAAACGTCTTTGGACGACGTTCGCCTTTAG
- the dnaQ gene encoding DNA polymerase III subunit epsilon produces the protein MRQIVLDTETTGIDPNDGHRIIEIGCVELVERSLTGRNYHVYVNPGREIEAEAIAIHGITNEFLVDKPPFAVVADEFFEFIRGAELVIHNAAFDVGFMDAEFGRLDGGRKTAEHCGIVDTLAIARKRHPGQKNNLNALCKRYGVDNSNRELHGALLDAEILADVYLLLTGGQTALLLDAGSGEGGQGDGIRRVQAAREALQVIRASADEDLAHREFMAMMEKKAGSTVWSQVLGAE, from the coding sequence ATGCGACAAATTGTATTGGATACCGAAACCACCGGTATTGACCCCAACGACGGCCATCGAATTATCGAGATTGGCTGCGTAGAGTTGGTTGAGCGGTCGTTAACCGGCCGTAACTACCATGTTTACGTGAACCCTGGCCGCGAAATAGAAGCCGAAGCCATCGCCATACACGGCATTACCAACGAGTTTCTGGTCGACAAGCCGCCATTTGCGGTTGTTGCTGACGAATTTTTCGAGTTTATCCGCGGTGCGGAGCTGGTGATTCACAACGCGGCATTTGACGTCGGCTTTATGGACGCCGAATTTGGCCGTCTTGACGGCGGCCGTAAAACCGCCGAACACTGTGGCATTGTTGATACCTTGGCCATTGCGCGCAAGCGCCATCCCGGCCAGAAAAACAACCTGAACGCCTTGTGCAAACGCTACGGGGTAGACAACAGCAATCGCGAATTGCACGGCGCTCTGCTGGATGCGGAAATTCTGGCCGATGTGTATTTGCTGTTAACCGGCGGCCAGACTGCGCTGTTGCTGGATGCCGGCTCGGGTGAGGGTGGCCAGGGCGATGGTATCCGCCGGGTGCAGGCCGCCCGCGAGGCGTTGCAGGTGATTCGTGCCAGTGCAGACGAAGACCTGGCCCATCGCGAGTTTATGGCGATGATGGAAAAAAAAGCGGGCTCGACCGTGTGGAGCCAGGTTCTGGGCGCCGAATGA
- a CDS encoding extracellular solute-binding protein gives MPFNTPQHGIAMHGDPKYPPNFSHFDYVNPSAPKGDTLRLAVVANGFDTFNPFHLRGVAAAGISGYLYDTLMESSADEPFSAYGLIAESIETPADRSYVVFNLRPEARFQDGEQITAEDVAFSFNTLVTEGHPFFRNYYADVSNVTVESPLRIRFDFDTTKNRELPMILGQLPILPAHYWADREFGDSGLTPPLGSGPYRIAEFDAGRSVTYERVKDYWAKDLGVRKGRYNFNQIRYDYYNDDTVALEAFKAGNFDFRLESSAKNWATSYTGQRFESGEIITETIGHQRPAGMQGFVFNTRKAIFSDPRVRKALTYAFDFEWANQNLFYDQYTRSDSYFANSDLASSGLPEGRELDILEPYRDSLPPRVFNQTYQPPVTDGQQGLRANLKIALEELRAAGYSIKNGKMVHSETGETLAFEVLLFQKTFERVVLPFKNNLARLGVDVTVRLVDSNQYVQRVRSFDYDMTTQVFGQSDSPGNEQRDYWHSSSVDVNGSRNYVGVNSPVVDALVEQVIQAPDREELVYRTRALDRVLLNDYYVVPHWYLASDRVAYWSHLKHPGHTAKNGIDINDWWVER, from the coding sequence ATGCCTTTTAACACCCCCCAGCACGGCATCGCCATGCATGGTGATCCCAAGTACCCACCGAATTTTTCCCATTTCGACTACGTCAATCCCAGCGCGCCGAAAGGCGACACTTTGCGCCTTGCGGTAGTCGCCAACGGTTTTGACACCTTCAACCCATTTCATTTGCGCGGAGTGGCGGCGGCTGGCATCAGTGGCTATCTTTACGACACCCTGATGGAGTCATCCGCCGACGAGCCATTTTCGGCCTATGGCCTGATTGCCGAATCCATTGAAACACCCGCCGACCGCAGCTACGTGGTGTTCAACTTGCGCCCCGAAGCCCGTTTTCAAGACGGCGAACAGATTACCGCCGAAGACGTCGCATTTTCCTTTAACACGCTGGTTACCGAAGGCCATCCGTTTTTCCGCAACTACTACGCCGATGTCAGCAACGTAACTGTAGAGAGCCCCCTGCGCATACGATTTGATTTCGACACCACTAAAAACCGCGAATTACCGATGATTCTGGGGCAGCTGCCGATACTGCCGGCACACTACTGGGCCGATCGCGAATTCGGCGACAGCGGTTTAACGCCTCCACTGGGAAGCGGCCCCTATCGGATTGCCGAATTCGATGCCGGGCGGTCAGTGACCTATGAACGGGTGAAGGATTACTGGGCGAAAGATTTGGGCGTGCGCAAAGGCCGCTACAACTTCAACCAGATCCGCTATGACTACTATAACGACGACACAGTCGCCCTGGAGGCGTTCAAAGCCGGTAATTTTGATTTCCGTCTGGAGTCCTCCGCCAAAAACTGGGCTACCTCCTACACCGGACAACGCTTCGAAAGCGGTGAAATTATCACCGAAACCATTGGCCACCAGCGGCCAGCCGGCATGCAGGGCTTTGTGTTCAATACTCGCAAGGCCATTTTCAGTGATCCCAGAGTGCGCAAAGCGCTGACCTACGCATTCGATTTTGAATGGGCCAACCAAAACCTGTTTTATGACCAGTACACCCGTAGCGACAGCTATTTCGCCAACAGTGATCTGGCGTCTTCCGGCTTGCCTGAGGGCCGCGAACTGGACATTCTGGAACCCTACCGCGATTCATTACCGCCACGGGTGTTCAACCAAACCTATCAGCCGCCGGTGACCGACGGCCAGCAGGGTTTACGTGCCAACCTCAAGATCGCATTGGAAGAACTGCGCGCCGCCGGCTACAGCATCAAGAACGGCAAGATGGTGCACAGCGAAACAGGCGAAACGCTGGCCTTTGAAGTGCTGTTGTTTCAGAAAACGTTTGAGCGGGTAGTATTGCCGTTCAAAAACAACCTGGCACGCCTGGGGGTAGACGTTACCGTGCGCCTGGTAGACAGCAACCAGTACGTGCAGCGGGTGCGTTCGTTTGACTACGACATGACCACCCAGGTATTTGGCCAGTCTGACTCCCCCGGCAACGAGCAGCGCGACTACTGGCATTCCTCCAGTGTGGATGTGAACGGCTCACGCAATTACGTTGGCGTGAATAGCCCGGTGGTGGATGCACTGGTCGAGCAGGTAATTCAAGCACCCGACCGCGAAGAACTGGTGTACCGCACCCGCGCCCTGGACCGGGTTCTATTAAACGATTATTACGTGGTGCCACACTGGTATCTGGCCAGTGATCGAGTGGCCTACTGGTCACATCTAAAACACCCCGGACACACCGCCAAAAACGGCATCGACATCAACGATTGGTGGGTCGAACGCTAA
- the rnhA gene encoding ribonuclease HI yields the protein MSGNVIMYTDGACKGNPGRGGWGVVLRWGEVCKTLHGGEQHTTNNRMELMAAIEGLKALKRDCDVELYTDSQYVRKGITEWLAGWKRNGWKTAAKKPVKNDDLWKALNEQSERHRVNWHWVKGHAGVPDNELADQLANQGVEELTG from the coding sequence ATGAGCGGTAACGTGATTATGTACACCGACGGCGCCTGCAAGGGCAACCCCGGGCGCGGCGGTTGGGGAGTTGTGCTGCGTTGGGGCGAGGTTTGCAAAACCTTGCACGGTGGCGAACAGCACACCACCAATAACCGCATGGAGCTGATGGCCGCGATTGAAGGGCTGAAAGCGCTGAAGCGTGATTGTGACGTAGAGTTGTATACCGACTCCCAGTACGTGCGCAAAGGCATTACCGAGTGGCTGGCCGGCTGGAAACGCAACGGCTGGAAAACCGCGGCTAAAAAGCCGGTTAAAAATGACGATCTGTGGAAAGCCCTGAATGAACAAAGCGAGCGCCACCGTGTAAACTGGCATTGGGTGAAAGGCCATGCCGGCGTGCCGGATAACGAATTGGCCGACCAGCTGGCTAACCAAGGCGTTGAAGAGTTGACGGGTTAA
- a CDS encoding class I SAM-dependent methyltransferase translates to MKLEDAIDYQARHDSFEHWFQTPLGRALLADQRQYLDHKLASHTGARQLQVGVSHRLPLATGTDFLQRIIVVPQWHPDIPGGVAVCDADELPFSGDSMDLVILPHTADFSRYPHQVLRESARVLRGEGCIAITGFNPFSVWGLRRLLSGRFGRPSGGPWGGRFMPAGRMEDWLRLLGFQIEHSVTRFYGLPLQRCARNPVQRRPSGFMPGGAYYCILARKRELARTPGRRAWSKSKVIGLAGSRPVGVAHTSHQNHQESE, encoded by the coding sequence GTGAAACTCGAAGACGCTATTGATTACCAGGCGCGCCATGACAGCTTCGAGCACTGGTTCCAGACTCCGCTTGGCCGGGCTCTGCTGGCCGATCAGCGCCAGTACCTGGACCATAAGTTGGCCAGCCACACCGGCGCCCGTCAGTTGCAGGTCGGCGTCAGCCATCGCCTGCCGCTGGCAACCGGTACCGATTTTTTGCAACGAATTATTGTCGTGCCTCAATGGCATCCTGATATTCCCGGCGGGGTTGCGGTTTGCGACGCGGATGAACTGCCATTTTCCGGCGATTCGATGGATTTGGTTATTTTGCCCCACACGGCGGATTTTTCCCGTTACCCCCATCAGGTTCTGCGCGAATCTGCGAGGGTGTTGAGGGGGGAGGGCTGCATCGCCATTACCGGTTTTAATCCGTTTAGCGTTTGGGGCCTGCGCCGGCTTTTGTCCGGGCGCTTTGGCAGGCCGTCGGGCGGTCCTTGGGGCGGGCGTTTTATGCCGGCGGGGCGGATGGAAGACTGGTTGCGGTTATTGGGCTTTCAGATAGAACATTCGGTGACCCGTTTTTACGGTTTACCGTTACAGCGCTGCGCACGCAATCCGGTGCAGCGGCGGCCTAGCGGATTTATGCCGGGCGGCGCTTATTACTGTATCCTTGCGCGCAAACGGGAACTGGCCCGCACGCCTGGCCGACGTGCGTGGAGTAAAAGCAAGGTTATAGGCCTGGCGGGTAGTCGCCCCGTAGGAGTGGCACATACGAGTCATCAGAATCATCAGGAGAGTGAATGA
- a CDS encoding lytic transglycosylase — translation MSPNRLLTCLFSAALIAGCASERPLSSADNPLDSTHVAVASGDDDLKQAVIKGQADASQDDPLDDAIAPELKAQARTARSKLNAANIKQPATLADNALENGIKTENTNLWQRLRDGFALDHDVDQPRLEQQLAWFASHPRYIERVMERGSRYFHYIISETERRGLPTELALLPIVESAFDPFAYSHGRAAGLWQFVPATGKYFGLTQSWWHDDRRDVVAATDAALTYLERLSKRFDGDYTLALAAYNSGGGTVSSAIRRNTNADKPTDFWSLKLPKETRHYVPKLLALAKIFADPQAYGIDLPALANEPYFAVVETGSQLDLAKAAELAATDIDEMYLLNPSFNRWATNPDGPHRLLVPVASAERFRKALKTYPVNQRVSWRNYRVRSGDSLSTIAQRFETTAPVIRKLNKLNGDTIRIGQRLMIPSATGDSETYALSAAQRLEKKQSRPRDGDKVSYHVRPGDTFWDIAREHRVKVRELAAWNSMAPADPLIPGKKLVIWSQNTKTTVASSGSSTSARIKALVRKVGYRVRKGDSLAAIAGRFSVNVSDIAGWNDLNTEHYLQPGQSLVLYVDIRNSP, via the coding sequence ATGTCGCCCAACCGATTATTAACTTGCCTGTTTAGCGCCGCTCTTATTGCCGGTTGCGCCAGTGAACGCCCCCTCAGCAGCGCTGACAACCCTCTCGATTCCACACACGTAGCCGTCGCCAGCGGTGATGACGACCTCAAACAGGCGGTCATCAAAGGCCAAGCCGATGCCAGCCAGGACGACCCGCTAGACGACGCCATTGCGCCAGAGCTAAAAGCCCAGGCCAGAACCGCCCGAAGTAAGCTAAACGCCGCCAATATTAAACAGCCCGCAACGCTAGCCGATAACGCTCTTGAAAACGGGATCAAGACCGAGAACACCAATTTGTGGCAACGCCTGCGGGACGGCTTTGCGCTGGATCATGACGTAGACCAACCGCGCCTGGAACAGCAACTGGCCTGGTTTGCCAGTCACCCGCGCTACATTGAACGGGTGATGGAGCGCGGCAGCCGCTACTTTCACTACATCATCAGCGAGACCGAGCGCCGTGGCCTGCCCACAGAACTGGCCCTGCTGCCCATTGTAGAAAGTGCGTTTGACCCGTTTGCCTACTCCCACGGCCGCGCCGCCGGGCTCTGGCAGTTTGTACCGGCCACCGGAAAATACTTTGGCTTAACCCAAAGCTGGTGGCACGATGACCGCCGCGATGTCGTCGCTGCTACCGACGCTGCTCTAACCTACCTCGAACGCCTGAGCAAACGCTTTGACGGCGACTACACACTTGCGCTGGCTGCGTACAACAGCGGCGGCGGCACGGTTTCCAGCGCCATACGCCGCAATACAAACGCTGACAAACCAACGGATTTCTGGTCGCTGAAGCTGCCGAAAGAAACCCGCCACTACGTACCAAAGCTACTGGCTCTGGCGAAAATCTTCGCCGATCCGCAAGCTTATGGTATCGATTTGCCAGCACTGGCCAACGAGCCTTACTTCGCCGTGGTTGAAACCGGCTCGCAGCTAGACCTGGCCAAAGCCGCCGAACTGGCCGCGACCGATATAGACGAAATGTACCTGCTAAACCCGTCTTTTAACCGCTGGGCCACCAACCCCGATGGCCCACACCGGCTGTTGGTGCCCGTGGCCAGCGCGGAACGCTTTCGCAAAGCACTGAAAACCTACCCGGTCAATCAACGTGTGTCCTGGCGCAACTACAGGGTGCGTTCCGGGGATAGCCTAAGCACCATAGCCCAGCGTTTTGAGACCACCGCACCGGTCATCCGCAAGCTTAATAAACTCAACGGCGACACAATTCGTATCGGCCAGCGCCTGATGATCCCATCCGCAACCGGCGACAGCGAAACCTATGCCCTAAGCGCCGCCCAGCGTCTGGAAAAGAAACAGTCGCGGCCGCGTGATGGCGACAAAGTCAGCTACCACGTTCGGCCCGGGGACACCTTCTGGGATATCGCCCGCGAACACCGGGTGAAAGTGCGTGAACTGGCCGCCTGGAACAGCATGGCGCCGGCCGATCCGCTGATCCCGGGAAAGAAGCTTGTGATCTGGTCGCAAAACACCAAAACCACCGTCGCCAGCTCTGGTTCAAGTACCAGTGCGCGGATAAAAGCCCTGGTGCGCAAAGTCGGCTACAGGGTGCGCAAAGGTGATTCCCTGGCGGCCATTGCCGGACGTTTTTCGGTCAACGTCAGCGATATTGCTGGTTGGAATGACCTGAATACCGAGCATTATCTGCAACCTGGACAAAGTCTGGTACTCTACGTGGACATTCGTAACAGCCCCTGA
- a CDS encoding SCP2 sterol-binding domain-containing protein — translation MSVEQIFEKLEQSFNAEAAQGLDLVFQFDIEDDKTYHLVINDGTCKLHHGAHDDPSVTLIMNSETLEDVVSGETDGMQAFMAGQLRAEGDMMLATKLGDLFNMG, via the coding sequence ATGTCCGTAGAACAAATCTTTGAAAAGCTGGAACAGAGTTTTAACGCCGAAGCCGCGCAAGGTCTGGACCTAGTTTTTCAGTTCGATATCGAGGACGACAAAACCTATCACCTGGTGATTAACGACGGCACCTGCAAGCTGCACCATGGCGCCCACGACGACCCTTCCGTTACCTTGATCATGAACTCCGAAACCCTGGAAGACGTGGTTTCTGGTGAAACCGACGGCATGCAGGCATTCATGGCTGGCCAACTGCGCGCCGAAGGCGACATGATGCTGGCTACCAAACTCGGCGACCTGTTTAACATGGGCTGA